From Watersipora subatra chromosome 2, tzWatSuba1.1, whole genome shotgun sequence, one genomic window encodes:
- the LOC137387623 gene encoding plexin-B-like, giving the protein MKYPVSLVTADVCTQSLNFINGELAHSGGLHFRINLDVDAIRQFNDTELLVLEGKLKPLDTSGDSMVSSSETFIWTLEKYIDNYYYLTLHVNSSAQVSPRLMYRSQDPYISSVVPLSLFIRHIQTQGGSTCFYVNGLKAICLYDSLMSGRSVEYLSLNSHNAANLNIISGSLLEASMYDLGHPDAVISESEIRDLYFKTIQKKGMRSDYSRCRCQSTDYPFMRRSDWKAFSDYPSVYSKYCYADESDISATIHRYTDNSHGIAEAFDGDRSTFWLTSTDLSKLTIITSFPHKIIVKALVLSITVLPEVLKIYDSSRNYVGSVQMECTRRDYSCITWSSLTRTTDTKQQQVPMLTWSLEESVTTDGLVFDIEGSQGSEGDLLAINDIFIVSTCYCAGEARCIADNTLLPIDASINYRCECPQNITGVNCDQCSDGLYTTEQDGLVDNPSSCRECLCNPLGTCQMVNSSLCLNLRTDTCDFSGRCLCRSGNSTHYDQDNHKCNAELPAIFPSYGPVSGGTRITLRGKYLAGYDRAQLTDKTSNHTIEVAITPNKVSIGGHEQLVILTPPGRKDFLQFTLKLPNLPSPDFLFKYRPNPVVYDITRRDISINGGFHVTLKGNYLDSSSRPVMLTYLFCAKSGLMHSAVITECKGNRTMMTCVTADLAVSLSTMRCIVTTRLRRAIPITVNRTDDNDYSGIYAEFGFEFDGYSRYRRQNDSEKILIYDDPVISNLTNTEISSLADSLTIEGKHLNQCCNISDYKVYIGQETCRITQLFKERIVCKLPDSWKISGADVKRDVTVELGQRPSLYVGTISVAAVDYIWDDKKLTLTIAITLTATFVTAMIVATVILSIYHKKFFKAQRGTIEEVKECRSQQCTEQESDNKSNGTMEAQVQPEPSTSDSDSQVENNEYGMSAKISLEESDDADSLEACFVADQSINSFNNKDYYVVGE; this is encoded by the exons ATGAAGTACCCAGTGTCGTTAGTCACAGCTGATGTCTGCACTCAATCTCTCAACTTTATTAATGGAGAACTGGCTCACTCTGGAGGTCTCCACTTTCGAATTAACTTGGATGTTGACGCAATTCG ACAATTCAATGACACTGAGCTCTTGGTGCTCGAAGGAAAACTCAAGCCTTTAGACACCTCAGGAGACTCAATGGTCTCTTCATCTGAAACCTTCATATGGACACTAGAGAAATACATAGACAACTATTATTACCTGACGTTACATGTAAACAGTTCTGCTCAGGTTTCTCCAAGACTCATGTATAGATCACAAGACCCCTACATATCTTCTGTGGTACCTCTCAGTCTATTCATAAGG CATATTCAGACACAAGGAGGTTCAACTTGCTTCTATGTTAACGGACTAAAAGCTATTTGCCTGTACGACTCACTGATGAGCGGTCGATCTGTAGAGTATCTCAGTCTAAACAGTCACAACGCTGCAAACCTAAATATCATATCTGGGAGTCTACTAGAGGCTTCAATGTATGACTTGGGACATCCCGATGCTGTCATCTCTGAAAG TGAGATACGGGATTTGTACTTCAAGACAATTCAAAAGAAAGGTATGAGAAGTGATTATTCTCGATGCCGCTGCCAGTCAACTGATTACCCATTTATGAGAAGGTCTGACTGGAAGGCTTTCAGCGATTACCCTTCAGTTTACAGTAAATACTGTTATGCAG ATGAAAGTGACATTTCGGCTACGATTCATCGGTATACAGACAACTCTCACGGAATCGCTGAAGCCTTCGATGGAGACAGATCAACTTTCTGGTTAACATCAACTGACCTCTCTAAGCTAACAATCATCACCTCATTCCCACACAAAATTATA GTCAAAGCTTTGGTTTTGTCAATAACAGTCCTACCCGAGGTTTTGAAGATTTACGACTCCTCAAGAAACTATGTAGGGAGTGTGCAGATGGAATGCACCAGACGAGACTACAGTTGCATTACTTGGAGCAGTTTAACTAGAACAACGGACACCAAACAACA GCAGGTTCCCATGCTGACATGGTCACTAGAAGAGTCAGTTACAACTGATGGGCTGGTATTTGATATCGAAGGATCGCAAGGAAGCGAAGGAGATCTCTTGGCTATCAATGACATCTTCATCGTCTCTAC ATGTTACTGTGCTGGAGAGGCAAGATGTATCGCTGACAACACGCTGCTGCCGATAGACGCCTCTATAAACTACAGATGTGAGTGTCCTCAGAATATTACTGGCGTAAACTGTGATCAGTGTTCAGACGGCCTCTACACAACAGAACAAGATGGCTTGGTGGATAATCCTA GCTCGTGCAGAGAGTGCCTCTGTAACCCACTTGGAACATGCCAGATGGTCAACTCAAGTCTCTGTTTAAACCTTCGCACAGACACTTGTGATTTCAGTGGCCGATGCCTTTGCAGATCGGGCAACTCCACACACTACGACCAGGACAATCATAAATGT AATGCTGAGTTGCCTGCAATATTTCCAAGCTATGGGCCGGTGTCAGGAGGTACCCGCATAACCTTAAGAGGAAAGTACCTGGCAGGCTATGATAGAGCTCAACTAACAGATAAGACGAGTAACCATACTATCGAGGTGGCGATAACTCCCAACAA GGTCTCTATTGGCGGACATGAGCAACTAGTCATCCTGACTCCGCCAGGAAGGAAAGATTTTCTACAGTTTACACTCAAGCTGCCAAACCTTCCCTCACCTGACTTCCTGTTTAAATATCGCCCAAATCCAGTTGTTTATGACATCACAAGGAGGGATATCAGCATCAA TGGAGGCTTTCATGTTACATTAAAAGGAAACTATTTGGATTCATCCTCTCGCCCAGTTATGCTCACCTATCTCTTCTGTGCTAAGAGTGGTCTGATGCACAGTGCTGTCATCACA GAGTGTAAAGGAAACAGGACAATGATGACATGTGTCACAGCTGACCTTGCGGTCAGCCTATCGACAATGCGCTGCATTGTTACAACCCGTCTGCGAAGAGCAATACCCATCACTGTCAATCGTACCGACGATAATGACTATTCAGGAATCTATGCAGAATTTGGATTTGAATTCGATGGATACTCCCGATACAGGAGGCAGAACGATAGCGAAAAAATTCTTATTTATGATGACCCTGTTATCTCTAACTTGACCAATACTGAAATCTCAAGTCTAGCCGATAGCTTGACAATTGAGGGAAAGCACTTGAACCAGTGCTGCAATATATCTGACTATAAAGTATATATTGGACAGGAAACGTGTCGAATTACGCAGCTATTTAAAGAGCGGATTGTTTGCAAGCTTCCAGACTCTTGGAAAATTTCTGGAGCAGATGTGAAACGAGATGTAACG GTGGAGCTCGGTCAAAGACCTTCCCTCTATGTTGGAACTATTTCTGTGGCAGCAGTTGACTACATATGGGATGACAAAAAGTTAACACTGACAATAGCAATAACATTGACAGCAACCTTTGTGACAGCCATGATAGTAGCGACTGTCATTCTCAGCATATATCACAAAAAGTTCTTTAAAGCTCAGCGCGGTACCATTGAAGAGGTCAAAGAGTGCAGATCTCAGCAATGTACAGAACAAG AATCAGACAACAAGTCAAATGGAACCATGGAGGCTCAAGTTCAGCCAGAACCCTCCACCAGTGACTCAGATTCTCAAGTAGAAAATAACGAATATGGAATGTCAGCGAAAATCTCTCTAGAGGAATCAGATGACGCTGACAGTTTAGAGGCGTGTTTTGTTGCTGACCAATCTATCAATAGCTTTAACAACAAGGACTATTATGTGGTGGGAGAGTAA